One Carassius auratus strain Wakin chromosome 3, ASM336829v1, whole genome shotgun sequence genomic region harbors:
- the si:dkey-68o6.8 gene encoding uncharacterized protein si:dkey-68o6.8 isoform X1, with the protein MDTASRRSNIKIDNQKDFGFFTDEKLFDFFCQNKVKMSTIEKPLMLLRHLKDNRLITDELYQKLENTGGDNDMYSALEYIEKRGKKNVRKFWERVAQEHILQRYSQLSEITAALMDSLEGQPKKIIRERVEDRSTGKEREVKKRKTESNSVSDQAGPSSSSISSQRTTDEHVKRDSPDLPSSPDSSTELPFSHPSVHCKAEEIWNMDKHKRFLPVTCGDKQALLDRDALYERKRDCIKCDTGMISPFLFEEMGGKETHKSWKTSILCQGITLKTLIEMNILKLPKHKGKFTLRK; encoded by the exons ATGGACACCGCAAG caGAAGAAGCAACATTAAAATCGACAACCAAAAAGACTTTGGATTTTTCACAGATGAAAAGTTGTTTGATTTTTTCTGTCAAAACAAGGTAAAGATGTCAACAATAGAAAAGCCGTTGATGCTCCTCCGACATCTCAAGGACAATAGACTCATTACAGATGAGCTTTAT CAAAAGCTTGAGAACACTGGTGGAGATAATGATATGTACAGTGCATTGGAGTACATTGAAAAACGTGGAAAGAAGAATGTTAGAAAGTTCTGGGAACGTGTGGCCCAGGAGCACATATTACAGCGTTACTCTCAACTCTCTGAAATCACTGCAGCTCTGATGGACT CTCTTGAGGGTCAGCCAAAGAAAATAATAAGAGAAAGAGTCGAGGATCGAAGCACAGGAAAAGAAAGAGAGGttaaaaagagaaagacagagagcaaCTCTGTGAGTGACCAAGCTGGACCATCATCATCAAGCATCAGCAGCCAGAGGACGACAGATGAACATGTGAAGAGAG ATTCTCCAGATCTTCCGAGCTCTCCAGACTCCAGCACAGAATTGCCGTTTTCCCATCCGTCCGTGCACTGTAAAGCAG AGGAAATCTGGAACATGGATAAACACAAGAGATTTCTTCCTGTCACATGTGGGGATAAACAGGCCTTATTGGACAGAGATGCATTGTATGAGA GAAAGAGGGACTGCATTAAATGTGACACAGGAATGATCTCACCTTTTCTATTTGAGGAAATGGGTGGAAAAGAAACACACAAGTCCTGGAAAACAAGTATATTATGCCAAGGCATAACCCTCAAGACTCTGATTGAG atgAATATTTTGAAGTTACCCAAACATAAAGGAAAGTTTACACTTCGTAAATGA
- the LOC113047856 gene encoding nuclear body protein SP140-like protein isoform X3 has product MNTAGEPQDMDGEIDVDKTSDSESDSKSESDSESESSTGSGSESENNSPKDGKQGEKRKRNCKQIKPSSICTNKKRKAEDSTLYSRETFGNKSEVPVTCGDKDGVLHVEKYNGMEKCIFSEGQWFKPNEFERFGGKERCKKWKTSIVSDNIPLQKLIEAGLLSSFKPSRVKNKQIDTPESSPVAVRLRKRKCQSTLLPSCSESNGRNDNDNGGVVEENDEDIIDMSVFEGPTLPVTCGSGSGVLHKYRFATGHCGRCIRTEDFWQTPEDFIRDNKPEGAWRKDILSSGVHLGKLIKKNVLEMHTLNCDCENCKDLDQYLNDDVCFICDSEGDLVCCDECPRAFHSHCHLPAVPEDSPGSQWSCTFCVMKKMKSSSQNTQQEVLSSPVLYQRQES; this is encoded by the exons ATGAACACAGCAGG agaaCCACAGGACATGGATGGAGAGATAGACGTAGACAAAACATCTGACTCCGAATCTGATTCAAA ATCAGAATCTGACTCTGAATCTGAGAGCAGCACAGGATCTGGCAGTGAGAGTGAGAACAACAGCCCAAAGGACggaaaacaaggggaaaaaagGAAACGTAACTGTAAACAGATAAAGCCATCTTCCATCTGTACAAACAAGAAGAGAAAAGCCGAAG ACTCCACCCTGTATTCCAGAGAAACATTTGGAAACAAATCTGAAGTTCCTGTCACATGTGGAGATAAAGACGGCGTCCTGCATGTGGAGAAATATAATGGCA TGGAGAAGTGCATCTTCAGCGAAGGCCAGTGGTTCAAGCCCAACGAATTTGAGAGGTTCGGAGGAAAGGAGAGATGCAAAAAATGGAAGACCAGCATCGTCAGTGATAATATTCCTCTCCAGAAACTCATAGAG GCTGGACTTCTGTCATCCTTTAAACCAAGCCGGGTTAAGAATAAACAG ATTGATACTCCTGAATCCTCACCTGTTGCTGTAAGACTCAGAAAAAGAAAG TGTCAGAGTACGCTCTTGCCCTCCTGCTCTG AATCAAATGGCAGGAACGATAATGACAATGGAGGAGTTGTTGAAGAGAATGATGAAGATATCATTGACATGAGCGTGTTTGAAGGTCCAACCCTACCTGTTACCTGTGGTTCTGGCTCTGGCGTCCTACACAAATACCGCTTTGCCACAG GGCACTGTGGGAGATGCATAAGAACAGAAGACTTCTGGCAGACACCGGAGGATTTCATCAGAGACAACAAACCAGAAGGAGCATGGAGAAAAGACATTTTATCCAGTGGGGTACATCTGGGAAAACTTATAAAG aaaaatgttttggaaatgcATACGCTAAATTGCGATTGTGAGAACTGTAAAGACTTGGATCAATACCTA AATGATGACGTGTGTTTCATCTGTGACTCTGAGGGAGATCTCGTGTGTTGTGATGAGTGTCCACGAGCTTTTCATTCACACTGTCACCTACCAGCGGTACCTGAAGACTCAcctgg GAGCCAGTGGAGCTGCACGTTTTGTGTGATGAAGAAGATGAAAAGTTCCAGTCAAAATACCCAACAGGAAGTTTTGAGCAGTCCAGTCCTTTACCAAAGACAAGAGTcataa
- the LOC113047856 gene encoding nuclear body protein SP140-like protein isoform X2 produces MTCKEPQDMDGEIDVDKTSDSESDSKSESDSESDSKSESDSESESSTGSGSESENNSPKDGKQGEKRKRNCKQIKPSSICTNKKRKAEDSTLYSRETFGNKSEVPVTCGDKDGVLHVEKYNGMEKCIFSEGQWFKPNEFERFGGKERCKKWKTSIVSDNIPLQKLIEAGLLSSFKPSRVKNKQIDTPESSPVAVRLRKRKCQSTLLPSCSESNGRNDNDNGGVVEENDEDIIDMSVFEGPTLPVTCGSGSGVLHKYRFATGHCGRCIRTEDFWQTPEDFIRDNKPEGAWRKDILSSGVHLGKLIKKNVLEMHTLNCDCENCKDLDQYLNDDVCFICDSEGDLVCCDECPRAFHSHCHLPAVPEDSPGSQWSCTFCVMKKMKSSSQNTQQEVLSSPVLYQRQES; encoded by the exons ATGACATGCAA agaaCCACAGGACATGGATGGAGAGATAGACGTAGACAAAACATCTGACTCCGAATCTGATTCAAAATCAGAATCTGACTCCGAATCTGATTCAAAATCAGAATCTGACTCTGAATCTGAGAGCAGCACAGGATCTGGCAGTGAGAGTGAGAACAACAGCCCAAAGGACggaaaacaaggggaaaaaagGAAACGTAACTGTAAACAGATAAAGCCATCTTCCATCTGTACAAACAAGAAGAGAAAAGCCGAAG ACTCCACCCTGTATTCCAGAGAAACATTTGGAAACAAATCTGAAGTTCCTGTCACATGTGGAGATAAAGACGGCGTCCTGCATGTGGAGAAATATAATGGCA TGGAGAAGTGCATCTTCAGCGAAGGCCAGTGGTTCAAGCCCAACGAATTTGAGAGGTTCGGAGGAAAGGAGAGATGCAAAAAATGGAAGACCAGCATCGTCAGTGATAATATTCCTCTCCAGAAACTCATAGAG GCTGGACTTCTGTCATCCTTTAAACCAAGCCGGGTTAAGAATAAACAG ATTGATACTCCTGAATCCTCACCTGTTGCTGTAAGACTCAGAAAAAGAAAG TGTCAGAGTACGCTCTTGCCCTCCTGCTCTG AATCAAATGGCAGGAACGATAATGACAATGGAGGAGTTGTTGAAGAGAATGATGAAGATATCATTGACATGAGCGTGTTTGAAGGTCCAACCCTACCTGTTACCTGTGGTTCTGGCTCTGGCGTCCTACACAAATACCGCTTTGCCACAG GGCACTGTGGGAGATGCATAAGAACAGAAGACTTCTGGCAGACACCGGAGGATTTCATCAGAGACAACAAACCAGAAGGAGCATGGAGAAAAGACATTTTATCCAGTGGGGTACATCTGGGAAAACTTATAAAG aaaaatgttttggaaatgcATACGCTAAATTGCGATTGTGAGAACTGTAAAGACTTGGATCAATACCTA AATGATGACGTGTGTTTCATCTGTGACTCTGAGGGAGATCTCGTGTGTTGTGATGAGTGTCCACGAGCTTTTCATTCACACTGTCACCTACCAGCGGTACCTGAAGACTCAcctgg GAGCCAGTGGAGCTGCACGTTTTGTGTGATGAAGAAGATGAAAAGTTCCAGTCAAAATACCCAACAGGAAGTTTTGAGCAGTCCAGTCCTTTACCAAAGACAAGAGTcataa
- the si:dkey-68o6.8 gene encoding uncharacterized protein si:dkey-68o6.8 isoform X2 codes for MDTARRSNIKIDNQKDFGFFTDEKLFDFFCQNKVKMSTIEKPLMLLRHLKDNRLITDELYQKLENTGGDNDMYSALEYIEKRGKKNVRKFWERVAQEHILQRYSQLSEITAALMDSLEGQPKKIIRERVEDRSTGKEREVKKRKTESNSVSDQAGPSSSSISSQRTTDEHVKRDSPDLPSSPDSSTELPFSHPSVHCKAEEIWNMDKHKRFLPVTCGDKQALLDRDALYERKRDCIKCDTGMISPFLFEEMGGKETHKSWKTSILCQGITLKTLIEMNILKLPKHKGKFTLRK; via the exons ATGGACACCGCAAG AAGAAGCAACATTAAAATCGACAACCAAAAAGACTTTGGATTTTTCACAGATGAAAAGTTGTTTGATTTTTTCTGTCAAAACAAGGTAAAGATGTCAACAATAGAAAAGCCGTTGATGCTCCTCCGACATCTCAAGGACAATAGACTCATTACAGATGAGCTTTAT CAAAAGCTTGAGAACACTGGTGGAGATAATGATATGTACAGTGCATTGGAGTACATTGAAAAACGTGGAAAGAAGAATGTTAGAAAGTTCTGGGAACGTGTGGCCCAGGAGCACATATTACAGCGTTACTCTCAACTCTCTGAAATCACTGCAGCTCTGATGGACT CTCTTGAGGGTCAGCCAAAGAAAATAATAAGAGAAAGAGTCGAGGATCGAAGCACAGGAAAAGAAAGAGAGGttaaaaagagaaagacagagagcaaCTCTGTGAGTGACCAAGCTGGACCATCATCATCAAGCATCAGCAGCCAGAGGACGACAGATGAACATGTGAAGAGAG ATTCTCCAGATCTTCCGAGCTCTCCAGACTCCAGCACAGAATTGCCGTTTTCCCATCCGTCCGTGCACTGTAAAGCAG AGGAAATCTGGAACATGGATAAACACAAGAGATTTCTTCCTGTCACATGTGGGGATAAACAGGCCTTATTGGACAGAGATGCATTGTATGAGA GAAAGAGGGACTGCATTAAATGTGACACAGGAATGATCTCACCTTTTCTATTTGAGGAAATGGGTGGAAAAGAAACACACAAGTCCTGGAAAACAAGTATATTATGCCAAGGCATAACCCTCAAGACTCTGATTGAG atgAATATTTTGAAGTTACCCAAACATAAAGGAAAGTTTACACTTCGTAAATGA
- the LOC113047856 gene encoding nuclear body protein SP140-like protein isoform X1 yields the protein MNTAGEPQDMDGEIDVDKTSDSESDSKSESDSESDSKSESDSESESSTGSGSESENNSPKDGKQGEKRKRNCKQIKPSSICTNKKRKAEDSTLYSRETFGNKSEVPVTCGDKDGVLHVEKYNGMEKCIFSEGQWFKPNEFERFGGKERCKKWKTSIVSDNIPLQKLIEAGLLSSFKPSRVKNKQIDTPESSPVAVRLRKRKCQSTLLPSCSESNGRNDNDNGGVVEENDEDIIDMSVFEGPTLPVTCGSGSGVLHKYRFATGHCGRCIRTEDFWQTPEDFIRDNKPEGAWRKDILSSGVHLGKLIKKNVLEMHTLNCDCENCKDLDQYLNDDVCFICDSEGDLVCCDECPRAFHSHCHLPAVPEDSPGSQWSCTFCVMKKMKSSSQNTQQEVLSSPVLYQRQES from the exons ATGAACACAGCAGG agaaCCACAGGACATGGATGGAGAGATAGACGTAGACAAAACATCTGACTCCGAATCTGATTCAAAATCAGAATCTGACTCCGAATCTGATTCAAAATCAGAATCTGACTCTGAATCTGAGAGCAGCACAGGATCTGGCAGTGAGAGTGAGAACAACAGCCCAAAGGACggaaaacaaggggaaaaaagGAAACGTAACTGTAAACAGATAAAGCCATCTTCCATCTGTACAAACAAGAAGAGAAAAGCCGAAG ACTCCACCCTGTATTCCAGAGAAACATTTGGAAACAAATCTGAAGTTCCTGTCACATGTGGAGATAAAGACGGCGTCCTGCATGTGGAGAAATATAATGGCA TGGAGAAGTGCATCTTCAGCGAAGGCCAGTGGTTCAAGCCCAACGAATTTGAGAGGTTCGGAGGAAAGGAGAGATGCAAAAAATGGAAGACCAGCATCGTCAGTGATAATATTCCTCTCCAGAAACTCATAGAG GCTGGACTTCTGTCATCCTTTAAACCAAGCCGGGTTAAGAATAAACAG ATTGATACTCCTGAATCCTCACCTGTTGCTGTAAGACTCAGAAAAAGAAAG TGTCAGAGTACGCTCTTGCCCTCCTGCTCTG AATCAAATGGCAGGAACGATAATGACAATGGAGGAGTTGTTGAAGAGAATGATGAAGATATCATTGACATGAGCGTGTTTGAAGGTCCAACCCTACCTGTTACCTGTGGTTCTGGCTCTGGCGTCCTACACAAATACCGCTTTGCCACAG GGCACTGTGGGAGATGCATAAGAACAGAAGACTTCTGGCAGACACCGGAGGATTTCATCAGAGACAACAAACCAGAAGGAGCATGGAGAAAAGACATTTTATCCAGTGGGGTACATCTGGGAAAACTTATAAAG aaaaatgttttggaaatgcATACGCTAAATTGCGATTGTGAGAACTGTAAAGACTTGGATCAATACCTA AATGATGACGTGTGTTTCATCTGTGACTCTGAGGGAGATCTCGTGTGTTGTGATGAGTGTCCACGAGCTTTTCATTCACACTGTCACCTACCAGCGGTACCTGAAGACTCAcctgg GAGCCAGTGGAGCTGCACGTTTTGTGTGATGAAGAAGATGAAAAGTTCCAGTCAAAATACCCAACAGGAAGTTTTGAGCAGTCCAGTCCTTTACCAAAGACAAGAGTcataa